From the Solanum lycopersicum chromosome 10, SLM_r2.1 genome, one window contains:
- the LOC138338826 gene encoding uncharacterized protein, with translation MSNLSKLEFVALDISGKNYLSWVLDAEIHLAAKGLDATITQGNEASSQDKAKAMIFLRHHLDEGLKIEYLTVKDPLELWTDLKGRYDHLKATVLPRARYEWMHLWFQDFKTVIEYNSVVFRITSQLKLCGETIKDEDMLEKTLTTFHASNVILQQQYREKGFQKYSELISCLLVAEQHNALLMKNHEARPTGAAPLPEVNVVEARDQSEVKRDDHRGYNNARRRGKDKRRYTNRQGGGHNKRENNMSSQNNPSKSNCRRCGMKGHWKNECRTHEHFVRLYQNSFKKKGNKSGASSSNARAESHMTLKDDDKPGTSQKYDKDIEANLALKDDVFDGLGDITHMEVDDFFGDRN, from the coding sequence ATGTCGAATTTATCCAAACTTGAGTTTGTGGCATTAGATATTTCTGGAAAGAATTATCTTTCATGGGTACTCGATGCTGAGATTCACTTGGCTGCTAAAGGTCTTGATGCCACTATTACTCAGGGAAATGAAGCATCGAGTCAAGATAAGGCGAAAGCTATGATTTTCCTTCGTCATCATCTTGATGAGGGCCTGAAGATTGAATATCTGACGGTGAAAGATCCACTTGAATTGTGGACTGACTTAAAGGGGAGATATGACCACCTAAAGGCAACAGTGTTGCCAAGAGCCCGTTATGAGTGGATGCATTTATGGTTTCAAGATTTTAAGACCGTAATTGAATACAACTCTGTTGTATTCAGGATAACCTCCCAGTTAAAATTATGTGGGGAgactataaaagatgaggacatgTTGGAAAAGACACTTACTACTTTCCATGCCTCAAATGTGATATTGCAGCAACAATATCGTGAAAAGGGTTTTCAGAAATATTCTGAACTAATTTCATGTCTTTTGGTGGCTGAGCAACATAATgctcttttaatgaaaaatcatgaagctCGTCCCACTGGAGCTGCTCCATTACCGGAGGTAAATGTGGTGGAAGCACGTGATCAATCTGAAGTAAAAAGAGATGATCATCGGGGCTATAATAATGCACGGAGACGTGGCAAAGATAAAAGACGATACACTAATCGTCAAGGTGGTGGTCATAATAAAAGGGAGAACAACATGAGTTCTCAAAATAACCCCTCAAAAAGTAATTGTCGTCGTTGTGGCATGAAAGGCCATTGGAAGAATGAATGTCGCACACATGAACATTTTGTAAGGCTCTATCAAAATTCctttaaaaagaaaggaaataaaagtggTGCTTCCTCTTCCAATGCTCGAGCTGAGTCACATATGACTCTTAAAGATGATGATAAGCCGGGAACatctcaaaaatatgataaagatATTGAAGCAAATTTGGCTTTAAAGGATGATGTTTTTGATGGCCTTGGTGACATTACTCATATGGAAGTTGATGACTTCTTTGGAGATCGAAACTGA
- the LOC101245808 gene encoding uncharacterized protein encodes MDYQLNSQISGDSPSSSASSTIQTPSTSNHHHQNGGAPINNNDPMHSWWESISKARSRIHLLSSLLPSSNDSTTDASLSALADSDRPARSLLLSPGAYFSISSSLSSPSSGAGDDPLCNWLYDTFLSSDTDLRLVVLSFIPLLSSIYLSRIHSSISTSLSGFEAVLLALYGAETKSRGGKPILISIPDLSQPSLYHSPRNPTQAKSNSRSSNAQNRPLVGVLSPPLEHEIAVKSTKRACIVGVALDCYYKQISHMPSWSKLDFCKFAADWAGQDCPCVSEFDETDGNSENSVEFSNGDLEGVSEAMQNLRIENGYDELRPKGARIPLPWEILQPVIRILGHCLLGPLNAEDVKDAASVAVKRMYARASHELNPQAILATRSLIQLDKKGRETAKIAAAVTVMSNVNTPSKAKKPEILLVSK; translated from the coding sequence ATGGATTAccaactgaattcccaaatctCCGGCGACTCTCCTTCTTCCTCCGCATCCTCCACCATCCAAACACCCTCCACTTccaaccaccaccaccaaaacgGCGGCGCTCCCATCAACAACAACGACCCCATGCATTCTTGGTGGGAATCCATCTCTAAAGCTCGTTCTCGCATCCACCTTCTTTCCTCCCTCCTCCCCTCCTCTAACGACTCCACCACTGACGCTTCTCTCTCCGCCCTTGCTGACTCTGACCGCCCTGCCCGGTCCCTTCTCCTCTCTCCGGGGGCATACTTTTCTAtttcttcctctctctcttcCCCTTCCTCCGGCGCCGGTGATGACCCACTTTGTAACTGGCTCTACGACACTTTCCTTTCCTCTGATACTGATCTTCGTCTTGTGGTACTCTCTTTTATCCCCCTTTTATCCTCCATCTATCTCTCGCGAATCCATTCTTCTATTTCTACTTCTCTATCTGGTTTTGAAGCTGTTCTTCTTGCCCTTTACGGCGCTGAAACCAAATCCCGCGGAGGAAAACCCATACTTATTTCTATTCCCGATCTCTCTCAGCCTTCTCTGTATCATAGTCCTAGAAACCCCACACAGGCAAAATCAAACTCCAGGTCGTCTAATGCCCAGAATCGTCCTTTGGTGGGAGTTTTATCGCCTCCTCTTGAGCATGAAATTGCTGTGAAGTCAACTAAACGTGCTTGCATTGTTGGGGTAGCTCTAGATTGTTACTATAAACAGATTTCCCATATGCCAAGTTGGTCTAAGTTGGATTTTTGTAAATTTGCTGCTGATTGGGCTGGGCAAGATTGTCCTTGCGTGTCAGAATTTGATGAAACTGATGGAAATTCTGAGAATTCTGTTGAATTTAGTAATGGGGATCTGGAGGGTGTTTCTGAAGCGATGCAGAATTTGAGAATTGAAAATGGATATGATGAATTAAGGCCAAAGGGTGCAAGAATTCCACTTCCGTGGGAAATATTGCAGCCTGTGATAAGGATCTTGGGGCATTGTTTGTTGGGTCCTTTGAATGCTGAGGATGTGAAGGATGCTGCTTCAGTGGCAGTGAAACGGATGTATGCAAGGGCTTCACATGAGTTGAATCCGCAGGCAATTTTGGCAACTAGGAGTTTGATTCAGCTTGACAAGAAAGGTCGTGAGACAGCTAAGATAGCTGCTGCAGTAACCGTTATGTCAAATGTTAACACACCTAGTAAAGCTAAAAAGCCGGAGATCCTTTTGGTTTCCAAATGA
- the LOC101245507 gene encoding uncharacterized protein, whose amino-acid sequence MSLSLIQSYSSSEEEEEQEEELHYDNSDDDQKDDVPQNRYKPFFNPNPSSSSLLPSALDAFSEISGPPEFLNNSVEEAGKDVNEQRHGRRKYSRNKNDLPAGAVVESKAQLVGLHERVRSDVGGGIPKAATGQGNAFVGTVQGGKSVATASYPGAEDAAELLRMCLRCGIPKTYTHTKGMVCPACSDHPVNSDEEPVKKKGSTVKDKEKNKRMKGQSSHATWKSETEMHLRQQFD is encoded by the exons ATGAGTTTGTCACTCATACAAAGTTACTCCTCAtcggaggaagaagaagaacaagaagaagaacttCACTACGACAACTCCGACGACGACCAAAAAGATGACGTTCCACAGAATCGTTACAAACCTTTTTTTAACCCTaatccttcttcatcttcattgcTCCCTTCCGCTCTTGATGCCTTCTCCGAA ATTTCAGGGCCGCCGGAGTTTTTGAACAACAGTGTTGAAGAAGCGGGAAAGGACGTTAATGAACAGAGACACGGTCGCCGTAAGTACAGCAGAAACAAGAATGATTTACCAGCTG GTGCTGTAGTGGAGTCAAAGGCTCAATTAGTAGGACTTCATGAGAGGGTGAGAAGCGATGTCGGTGGGGGCATCCCAAAAGCAGCCACTGGTCAAGGAAATGCTTTTGTTGGCACTGTACAAGGAGGCAAATCTGTGGCAACTGCGAGCTATCCTGGTGCAGAAGATGCAGCAGAGCTTCTGAG GATGTGCTTGAGATGTGGAATTCCCAaaacatacacacacacaaaaggGATGGTGTGCCCAGCGTGCAGTGATCACCCTGTAAACTCTGACGAAGAGCCAGTCAAGAAAAAGGGGTCTACCGTCAAAGACAAGGAGAAGAATAAGAGGATGAAGGGGCAGTCATCCCATGCAACATGGAAAAGTGAGACGGAAATGCATCTCCGCCAACAATTTGATTAG
- the LOC101244912 gene encoding annexin-like protein RJ4: MATLICPEEYSPVTDAEAIRKACKGWGTDEKALISILGHRNASQRKIIRKTYEEMYNEDLMKRLESELSGHFEKAVYRWMLDPQERDAVILHVAIKEKPILDYTSIIELSCIYSPHDFLSVKCTYQARYKRSLEEDLAQHCTGELRKLLLSVVGTYRYAGDEIDVKLAKSEADVIYNAIKSKEFNHEEIVRIITTRSKTQLRATLNRYKDDYASSLTKYLRDDGEKTANAFLGALRTIIRCITYDPQAYYEKVIRRALMKSGTDEASVTRVIVSRAENDLGVIKELYYKRNSVSLDHAISKHTSGDYMNFLLTLLGNKK, from the exons atGGCTACTCTGATTTGCCCTGAAGAGTATTCTCCTGTTACTGATGCAGAGGCTATTAGGAAGGCCTGTAAAG GATGGGGGACGGATGAGAAGGCGTTAATATCGATACTCGGGCATAGAAATGCAAGTCAGAGGAAGATAATAAGGAAAACATATGAGGAGATGTATAATGAAGATCTGATGAAGCGTCTTGAATCTGAGTTATCTGGACACTTCGAGAAAGCAGTGTACAGATGGATGCTTGATCCACAAGAGAGGGATGCAGTTATATTGCACGTTGCGATAAAAGAAAAACCAATCTTAGATTACACATCTATCATCGAGTTGTCATGTATATATTCTCCTCATGACTTTTTGTCTGTTAAGTGTACCTATCAAGCTCGCTACAAACGCTCCCTCGAGGAAGACTTAGCTCAACATTGCACCGGTGAACTTCGCAAG ctTTTGCTTTCTGTAGTTGGCACATATAGATATGCAGGCGATGAAATCGATGTAAAGCTAGCAAAATCTGAGGCGGACGTTATTTACAATGCGATAAAAAGCAAGGAGTTTAATCATGAAGAAATTGTTAGAATTATTACCACAAGGAGCAAGACTCAACTCAGAGCAACTCTAAACCGTTACAAGGATGATTATGCCTCTTCACTCACCAAG TACTTGAGGGATGATGGAGAAAAGACAGCTAATGCTTTCTTAGGAGCATTGAGAACGATAATCCGATGCATTACTTATGACCCTCAGGCATACTATGAAAAG GTAATTCGACGTGCCCTAATGAAGTCAGGGACAGATGAGGCGTCTGTGACAAGGGTAATAGTGAGCAGGGCAGAGAATGACTTGGGAGTGATCAAAGAGCTTTACTACAAGAGGAACAGTGTGAGTCTTGATCATGCTATCTCGAAGCACACTTCTGGGGATTACATGAATTTCCTTCTCACTCTCTTAGGAAACAAAAAGTAA